A region from the Chloroflexota bacterium genome encodes:
- the rpmG gene encoding 50S ribosomal protein L33, with protein sequence MAKKENRIIITLACTECKERNYTSSKNRKNDPGRIELKKYCPRCKKHTVHREAK encoded by the coding sequence AAAAAAAGAGAATCGCATCATCATCACCTTGGCATGTACAGAGTGCAAGGAGAGGAATTACACCAGCAGTAAGAACCGCAAGAACGATCCGGGGCGCATTGAGCTGAAGAAGTATTGCCCCCGCTGCAAAAAGCATACCGTGCATCGTGAGGCGAAATAG